The following are encoded in a window of Amycolatopsis lexingtonensis genomic DNA:
- a CDS encoding roadblock/LC7 domain-containing protein produces MDFEALATQLRELRENVAGVTGTVLAAVDGIPIIADADDHLDPAKISALAAADLGIARQAAEMTGKGTLSQTVVFGSEGYMAVYAVGRLALMVVLGDKGLNVGRLLFEARPVIERIGTILAA; encoded by the coding sequence TTGGATTTCGAAGCATTGGCCACCCAACTGCGCGAACTCCGGGAAAACGTCGCCGGGGTGACCGGCACGGTGCTCGCCGCGGTCGACGGGATACCGATCATCGCCGACGCGGACGACCACCTCGATCCGGCGAAGATCTCCGCGCTCGCCGCCGCCGACCTGGGTATCGCGCGCCAGGCGGCCGAAATGACCGGGAAGGGCACGCTCAGCCAGACCGTCGTGTTCGGCAGCGAGGGCTACATGGCGGTCTACGCCGTGGGGCGGCTGGCGTTGATGGTCGTGCTGGGGGACAAGGGTCTCAACGTCGGGCGCCTGCTGTTCGAGGCCCGGCCCGTCATCGAGCGCATCGGCACCATCCTGGCCGCGTAG
- a CDS encoding lipase family protein: MIRKHARFPALAAALALVFTAAPATAADARSSDSFYSYDGSAPLSSYAPGTVLKTRTLAYHVVGLATPVQAVQLLYRTTDAQGRPSANVTSVVRSITGDRTKAVSYQSAYDSLDPADSPSRAIAGDVTLGGLLPNGESLLLLPSLLLGYNVVVPDTEGQTADFAAGPEYGTTTLDSIRAATSSAATGMDDHTKFGLLGYSGGAIATGWAAALAPSYAPDVNKNLVGFTEGGVLVDPAHNLKYVGGSPVWSGVIPMALIGVARGFGIDLRPYASEYGLKVLDELEHASIITALGRYPGLTWQKLVKPEYADPNSVPPFVAAVNQVNIGSAPTPSVPGFIAQGNAGFLEGTTSNVPGIGTGDGVMVAGDVRALARQYCATGNDSIKYVQYDALSHVGGAAAWAPAAIGWLADRFAGKAAPSSCGHIPAGNSLAPEEPA, encoded by the coding sequence ATGATCCGCAAGCACGCCCGTTTCCCGGCCCTCGCCGCCGCGCTCGCGCTGGTCTTCACCGCCGCGCCGGCGACCGCGGCCGACGCCCGGTCGTCCGATTCCTTCTACTCCTACGACGGCAGCGCACCGCTGTCGTCGTACGCGCCGGGGACAGTGCTCAAGACCCGGACACTGGCCTACCACGTCGTCGGCCTCGCCACGCCGGTGCAGGCCGTGCAGCTGCTCTACCGCACCACCGACGCGCAGGGCCGGCCGTCGGCCAACGTCACCTCGGTGGTCCGCAGCATCACCGGCGACCGCACGAAAGCCGTTTCGTACCAGTCGGCCTACGACTCGCTCGACCCCGCCGACTCGCCGTCGCGCGCGATCGCCGGCGACGTCACGCTCGGCGGGCTCCTGCCCAACGGCGAGTCGCTGCTGCTGCTCCCGTCGCTCCTGCTGGGCTACAACGTCGTCGTGCCCGACACCGAAGGGCAGACCGCCGACTTCGCCGCGGGGCCGGAGTACGGCACCACCACCCTCGACTCGATCCGCGCCGCGACGAGCTCGGCCGCCACCGGGATGGACGACCACACGAAGTTCGGCCTCCTCGGCTACTCGGGCGGGGCCATCGCGACCGGCTGGGCGGCGGCGCTCGCGCCGAGCTATGCCCCTGACGTCAACAAGAACCTCGTCGGCTTCACCGAAGGCGGGGTGCTCGTCGACCCCGCGCACAACCTCAAGTACGTCGGCGGCAGCCCGGTGTGGTCCGGGGTCATCCCGATGGCGCTGATCGGGGTCGCGCGCGGGTTCGGCATCGACCTGCGGCCGTACGCGAGCGAGTACGGGCTCAAGGTGCTCGACGAGCTGGAGCACGCGTCGATCATCACCGCGCTGGGCCGGTACCCGGGCCTGACGTGGCAGAAGCTGGTGAAGCCGGAGTACGCCGACCCGAATTCGGTGCCGCCGTTCGTCGCCGCGGTGAACCAGGTCAACATCGGTTCGGCGCCGACGCCGTCGGTCCCCGGTTTCATCGCACAGGGCAACGCCGGGTTCCTCGAAGGGACCACGAGCAACGTGCCGGGCATCGGCACCGGGGACGGCGTGATGGTCGCCGGTGACGTGCGGGCGCTGGCCCGCCAGTACTGCGCGACGGGCAACGACTCCATCAAGTACGTGCAATACGACGCGCTCAGCCACGTCGGCGGCGCGGCGGCGTGGGCGCCCGCGGCGATCGGCTGGCTCGCCGACCGGTTCGCCGGCAAGGCCGCGCCGTCGAGCTGCGGGCACATTCCGGCGGGGAACTCGCTCGCGCCGGAAGAGCCGGCCTGA
- a CDS encoding SGNH/GDSL hydrolase family protein, which yields MLLDVAAAVLPGVRRVRAQKEPYARAWAEAGRTAVGSGRPLWAALGDSMTQGIGAETVTGGWVPRLNDRLGEPFAVVNLSASGARIADVLDGQLPRLLALPSAPALVTLLVGANDMLTPARRRGTPARFAELLARLPAGCSVVATLPRGNTQARAINALVETAAARGQVHLAELRGPALGPVRGSLAGDWFHPNDVGYARMADIFEAPVRAAAGLPAS from the coding sequence GTGTTGCTCGACGTAGCCGCCGCCGTGCTGCCCGGTGTCCGCCGGGTCCGCGCGCAGAAAGAACCGTACGCGCGGGCCTGGGCGGAGGCGGGGCGCACGGCCGTCGGTTCCGGCCGGCCGCTGTGGGCCGCGCTCGGCGACTCGATGACACAGGGCATCGGCGCCGAGACGGTCACCGGCGGCTGGGTGCCCCGCCTGAACGACCGCCTCGGCGAGCCGTTCGCGGTGGTCAACCTGTCCGCGTCCGGCGCCCGGATCGCCGACGTCCTCGACGGCCAGCTGCCCCGGCTGCTCGCGCTCCCGTCGGCACCGGCCCTGGTGACGTTGCTGGTGGGCGCGAACGACATGCTGACCCCGGCCCGCCGCCGCGGCACCCCGGCCCGGTTCGCCGAACTGCTCGCCCGGCTGCCGGCGGGGTGTTCGGTGGTCGCCACCCTGCCCCGGGGCAACACCCAGGCCCGCGCGATCAACGCCCTCGTCGAGACGGCCGCGGCCCGCGGGCAGGTCCACCTCGCCGAACTGCGCGGCCCGGCGCTGGGTCCGGTGCGCGGCAGCCTCGCCGGTGACTGGTTCCACCCGAACGACGTCGGCTACGCCCGGATGGCGGACATCTTCGAAGCCCCCGTGCGCGCGGCCGCCGGGCTCCCGGCGTCCTGA
- a CDS encoding ATP-binding protein produces MSTGPDDRAVFVIEPDGVPPLSALRWWTARVLPLLGADHLWAVHMVVTELATNAHEHGTGRVTVTASAEQVPCSALLEVHDDGGERPVAAEPGPGTAHGRGLVLVRGLSRAWGVRGTGVGKTVWARIDCGSGTIGPCPVRPEPIAMDPEPC; encoded by the coding sequence ATGAGCACGGGGCCGGACGACCGGGCGGTGTTCGTGATCGAGCCGGACGGCGTGCCGCCGCTCAGCGCGCTCCGGTGGTGGACCGCGCGGGTGCTGCCGCTGCTGGGCGCGGACCACCTGTGGGCGGTGCACATGGTCGTGACCGAGCTCGCCACGAACGCCCACGAACACGGCACCGGCCGGGTCACGGTCACCGCTTCGGCCGAGCAGGTCCCGTGCTCGGCGTTGCTGGAGGTGCACGACGACGGCGGCGAGCGCCCGGTGGCCGCCGAGCCCGGGCCCGGCACCGCGCACGGCCGGGGATTGGTCCTGGTGCGCGGCCTTTCGCGGGCGTGGGGCGTGCGCGGCACCGGGGTCGGGAAGACGGTGTGGGCGCGGATCGACTGCGGGAGCGGGACGATCGGGCCGTGCCCGGTGCGGCCGGAGCCGATCGCGATGGATCCGGAGCCCTGCTGA
- a CDS encoding SDR family oxidoreductase — protein METARVWFVTGAGRGLGRAFTEAALAAGDRVIGVARDVSPLAETAAAHPDRLLAFPLDVTDRAAVFAAVDRAAAHFGRLDVVVNNAGALYAGMIEEFTEEQARAQLDVNFFGALWVSQAVVPHLRAQGSGHILQISSIAALGGFAGTGLYSASKFALEGMSEALAAEVAGFGVKVTIVQPGGYWTDLYTSSRATTPEPRYDGLREELAKQWAEGSVDSEPRLAAEAVSKLVGSDDPPLRLLLGSMVYDLAFDISRRRMDTWAGWEEVSRAAEKAVPMPG, from the coding sequence ATGGAAACCGCACGCGTCTGGTTCGTCACCGGGGCCGGCCGGGGGCTCGGCCGCGCTTTCACCGAAGCCGCGCTCGCCGCCGGTGACCGGGTGATCGGCGTGGCGCGCGACGTCTCGCCGCTGGCGGAAACCGCTGCCGCGCATCCGGACCGGCTGCTCGCGTTCCCGCTCGACGTCACCGATCGAGCGGCGGTCTTCGCCGCTGTCGACCGCGCCGCCGCGCACTTCGGGCGGCTCGACGTCGTTGTCAACAACGCCGGAGCGCTCTACGCCGGGATGATCGAGGAGTTCACCGAGGAGCAGGCCCGCGCGCAGCTGGACGTCAACTTCTTCGGTGCGCTCTGGGTGAGCCAGGCCGTCGTGCCGCACCTGCGGGCCCAGGGGAGCGGGCACATCCTGCAGATCTCGAGCATCGCCGCGCTCGGCGGCTTCGCCGGCACCGGGCTCTACAGCGCGAGCAAGTTCGCGCTGGAAGGGATGAGCGAGGCGCTGGCGGCGGAGGTCGCCGGGTTCGGGGTCAAGGTGACCATCGTCCAGCCCGGCGGTTACTGGACGGACCTCTACACCAGCAGCAGGGCGACCACGCCGGAACCGCGGTACGACGGGCTGAGGGAGGAACTCGCGAAGCAGTGGGCCGAAGGTTCGGTCGACAGCGAGCCGCGGCTGGCCGCCGAAGCGGTGTCGAAGCTGGTCGGGAGCGACGATCCGCCGCTGCGGCTGCTGCTCGGCAGCATGGTCTACGACCTCGCGTTCGACATCTCGCGGCGGCGCATGGACACCTGGGCGGGCTGGGAGGAGGTGAGCCGGGCGGCGGAGAAAGCGGTCCCGATGCCGGGCTGA
- a CDS encoding ATP-binding protein, translating into MHGTLDLEVAPRPHYTLVTVTGGLHLGSYRRLRDGLLEIAADGPDAVIAGVGELDFSEVAPVGVFAHVARRIRIWPGIPLALATGTADHARALREHGIHREAALGEDVRSAERALGKPARRQAELVLPRGGEAPAVARAAVRRACAEWDVTHFVYDGILVAGELATNAIQHTTSAATLRLDLRHGRLTIAVLDDDPHPAVLSPRPRPGSAGLGLHLVAHSAQRWGSSPRWSGGKAVWAVLTTERRTDAPS; encoded by the coding sequence ATGCACGGGACGCTCGACCTCGAGGTCGCTCCCCGGCCGCACTACACCCTGGTCACCGTCACGGGCGGCCTGCACCTCGGCAGCTACCGGCGGTTGCGCGACGGCCTGCTGGAAATCGCGGCCGACGGCCCGGACGCGGTGATCGCCGGCGTCGGCGAACTCGACTTCAGCGAGGTGGCGCCGGTCGGGGTGTTCGCGCACGTCGCCCGGCGGATCCGGATCTGGCCGGGGATTCCGCTCGCGCTGGCCACCGGCACCGCAGATCACGCGCGAGCGTTGCGGGAGCACGGGATCCACCGCGAAGCCGCGCTCGGCGAGGACGTCCGCAGCGCGGAACGCGCGCTGGGCAAACCGGCCCGGCGCCAGGCGGAGCTGGTCCTGCCCCGCGGCGGCGAAGCCCCGGCGGTCGCGCGGGCCGCCGTGCGCCGGGCGTGCGCGGAGTGGGACGTCACGCACTTCGTCTACGACGGCATCCTCGTCGCCGGCGAGCTCGCGACGAACGCGATCCAGCACACGACGTCCGCCGCCACGCTCCGGCTGGACCTGCGCCACGGACGGCTGACCATCGCGGTGCTCGACGACGACCCGCACCCGGCCGTGCTGTCCCCGCGGCCCCGCCCGGGTTCCGCCGGGCTGGGCCTGCACCTCGTCGCGCATTCGGCGCAGCGGTGGGGAAGCAGCCCGCGGTGGTCCGGCGGGAAGGCGGTCTGGGCGGTCCTGACCACCGAACGCCGCACCGACGCACCCAGCTGA
- a CDS encoding STAS domain-containing protein: protein MSSDRHGPSAVRRQAAKEILAVERSEPRPGWLVVTAVGEIDAVSVRLLQRATWQEAATVTVVDLSGVTLLGAAGLRALAQADRRARADGGRLWLVVPPHPVSVALSMFWPGARVRGFATLAEALRADPG from the coding sequence ATGTCCTCGGACCGGCACGGGCCGTCCGCTGTCCGGCGGCAGGCGGCGAAGGAGATCCTCGCGGTCGAACGCTCGGAGCCGCGGCCGGGCTGGCTGGTCGTCACCGCGGTCGGGGAGATCGACGCGGTGTCCGTGCGGTTGCTGCAGCGCGCGACGTGGCAGGAGGCGGCCACGGTCACGGTGGTGGACCTGTCCGGGGTGACCCTGCTCGGTGCGGCCGGGTTGCGGGCGCTGGCCCAGGCCGACCGGCGGGCGCGGGCGGATGGCGGCCGGTTGTGGCTGGTCGTGCCGCCGCACCCGGTTTCGGTCGCCTTGTCGATGTTCTGGCCCGGTGCGCGCGTCCGCGGGTTCGCGACGCTGGCGGAGGCACTGCGGGCGGACCCCGGATGA
- a CDS encoding CsbD family protein, with product MNDKLENKAEELKGKAKEALGNATDNEQWQAEGRAEQGKANLKQAGEKVKDAVKGALD from the coding sequence GTGAACGACAAGCTGGAAAACAAGGCCGAAGAGCTCAAGGGCAAGGCGAAGGAAGCCCTCGGCAACGCCACCGACAACGAGCAGTGGCAGGCCGAGGGCCGGGCCGAGCAGGGCAAGGCCAACCTCAAGCAGGCCGGTGAGAAGGTCAAGGACGCGGTCAAGGGCGCCCTCGACTGA
- a CDS encoding acetyl-CoA hydrolase/transferase family protein, producing the protein MRVLSEEQLGAVLAGVPAPVPRAVVSGNFATPARALGVVDAALAEYRLFALNAQDGLPDRPGVVLETPFVGPGMRGRAGLRYFPSRLSLVPQLLKQALPPDVVLVHTSVPVDGVVSLGTEVNILPAAIEAARARGGLVIAQLNPNMPFTHGDGVLPLDEIDYALEAEEPLRSPVPRPQGSTAREIGERVAGLVADGATLQLGIGGIPDATLAALTGRRGLAVWSEMFSDGVLALDRAGALDPAEPVTASFVFGGTELYKWIDRNPRVRLLRTEKTNDPAVIARQRRLVSVNSALEIDLYAQANASRVRGAIYSGFGGQTDFVVGALHSPGGRAIIALPSWHPRADVSTVVPRLAGPVTSFQHSFFVSEHGVAAVWGHDAGEQARQIVARVAHPDARAELRERGRELGFAL; encoded by the coding sequence ATGCGGGTTCTCTCGGAAGAGCAGCTGGGTGCGGTGCTGGCGGGGGTGCCCGCGCCGGTGCCGCGGGCGGTGGTCAGCGGGAACTTCGCGACGCCCGCGCGGGCGCTGGGCGTCGTCGACGCGGCGCTCGCGGAGTACCGGCTGTTCGCGCTGAACGCGCAGGACGGCCTGCCGGACCGGCCGGGCGTGGTGCTCGAAACCCCGTTCGTCGGGCCGGGGATGCGCGGGCGCGCCGGGCTGCGGTACTTCCCGTCGCGGCTGTCGCTGGTGCCGCAGCTGCTCAAGCAGGCGCTGCCGCCCGACGTCGTGCTGGTGCACACGTCGGTGCCGGTCGACGGCGTGGTGTCGCTGGGCACCGAGGTCAACATCCTGCCCGCGGCGATCGAAGCCGCCCGGGCCCGTGGTGGCCTGGTGATCGCGCAGCTCAACCCGAACATGCCGTTCACGCACGGCGACGGCGTGCTGCCGCTCGACGAAATCGACTACGCGCTCGAGGCCGAAGAGCCGCTCCGGTCGCCGGTGCCTCGCCCTCAAGGCAGCACGGCCCGGGAGATCGGCGAGCGGGTGGCCGGCCTGGTCGCCGACGGCGCGACGCTGCAGCTGGGCATCGGCGGGATCCCGGACGCCACGCTGGCCGCGCTGACCGGCCGCCGCGGGCTGGCCGTGTGGTCGGAGATGTTCAGCGACGGCGTGCTCGCCCTCGACCGCGCCGGTGCCCTCGATCCGGCCGAGCCGGTGACGGCGTCGTTCGTGTTCGGCGGCACGGAGCTGTACAAGTGGATCGACCGCAACCCGCGGGTCCGGTTGCTGCGCACGGAAAAGACGAACGACCCCGCGGTGATCGCCCGCCAGCGCCGGCTGGTGTCGGTCAACAGCGCGCTGGAGATCGACCTGTACGCGCAGGCCAACGCGAGCCGGGTGCGCGGAGCGATCTATTCGGGCTTCGGCGGGCAGACCGATTTCGTGGTCGGTGCCCTGCATTCCCCGGGCGGCCGGGCGATCATCGCGCTGCCGTCGTGGCACCCCAGGGCGGACGTCTCGACCGTGGTGCCGCGGCTGGCCGGGCCGGTGACTTCGTTCCAGCACAGCTTTTTCGTGAGCGAGCACGGCGTCGCGGCGGTCTGGGGGCACGACGCCGGGGAACAGGCCCGGCAGATCGTGGCGCGGGTCGCGCACCCGGACGCGCGCGCGGAGCTGCGTGAGCGCGGGCGGGAACTGGGTTTCGCGCTGTAG
- a CDS encoding globin domain-containing protein, with protein sequence MLSPASAAVVRATLPVVRANAVAITGEFYSSMFAAHPDLLDLFNQGNQADGRQKLALASAVVEFAGHLLGEDAAPFDRIAERIAHKHVSLGIRAEQYPLVGHHLLTAVGTVLGDAVTAEVAGAWQEVYWLLACRLIAAEARLYERGDLDPADVWRRWRVAKRLDEAVDAVSFTLVPDDGGPVPEFAPGQYVSVLVDLPGGHRQPRQYSLSQGPGRGSLRITVRRADGGAVSGYLHDEVTEDDVLRLGPPAGETTLEEGDGPVLLVSAGIGITPMAALLDHLARTQPTRRVVLAHADRSPAHHALRRECAQIATGLAGAEELYWYESGHDGNSRPGRMDVDALPLPADATAYLCGPLPFMHGIRAGLLRRGMPADRIRYEVFGPGGLDRD encoded by the coding sequence TTGCTGTCCCCCGCATCCGCCGCGGTGGTTCGCGCCACCCTGCCCGTCGTGCGCGCCAACGCCGTGGCGATCACCGGCGAGTTCTACTCCTCGATGTTCGCCGCGCACCCGGACCTGCTCGACCTGTTCAACCAGGGCAACCAGGCCGACGGCAGGCAGAAGCTCGCGCTGGCCTCCGCCGTCGTCGAGTTCGCCGGCCACCTGCTCGGCGAGGACGCGGCGCCGTTCGACCGGATCGCCGAGCGGATCGCCCACAAGCACGTTTCGCTGGGTATCCGGGCCGAGCAGTACCCGCTGGTGGGGCACCACCTGCTCACCGCCGTCGGCACGGTGCTCGGGGACGCGGTCACGGCCGAGGTCGCGGGCGCCTGGCAGGAGGTCTACTGGCTGCTCGCCTGCCGGCTGATCGCCGCCGAAGCCCGGCTCTACGAGCGCGGGGACCTCGACCCCGCCGACGTCTGGCGGCGCTGGCGGGTGGCCAAGCGCCTCGACGAGGCCGTCGACGCGGTCTCGTTCACCCTGGTGCCCGACGACGGCGGGCCCGTGCCGGAGTTCGCTCCCGGCCAGTACGTCTCGGTCTTGGTCGACCTTCCCGGCGGGCACCGCCAGCCCCGCCAGTACTCGCTGTCCCAGGGCCCCGGGCGCGGTTCGCTGCGGATCACGGTCCGCCGGGCCGACGGCGGCGCGGTGTCCGGCTACCTGCACGACGAGGTGACCGAGGACGACGTCCTGCGGCTCGGGCCGCCCGCGGGCGAGACGACGCTGGAGGAGGGCGACGGACCGGTGCTGCTCGTCAGCGCCGGCATCGGGATCACCCCGATGGCCGCGCTGCTCGACCACCTGGCCAGGACCCAGCCGACCCGGCGGGTCGTCCTCGCCCACGCCGACCGCTCCCCCGCCCACCACGCGCTGCGCCGCGAATGCGCCCAGATCGCGACCGGGCTGGCCGGCGCCGAAGAGCTGTACTGGTACGAATCCGGCCACGACGGGAATTCACGGCCGGGCCGCATGGACGTCGACGCGCTGCCGCTGCCCGCGGACGCCACCGCCTACCTGTGCGGCCCCCTGCCGTTCATGCACGGCATCCGCGCGGGCCTGCTGCGGCGGGGAATGCCCGCGGACCGCATCCGCTACGAGGTGTTCGGCCCGGGCGGGCTCGACCGGGACTGA
- a CDS encoding beta-1,3-glucanase family protein, translating to MLSRRTFVTAGLVAAASTPLWSAATAPRARAAAALPLTLKNNSGSGTVYAYISGADTSGRPGFVTADGRFQALSNPSSPVTPIPDYSIPLGGSGSQLTVTLTDYLIGGRVWFSVDKKIQFFVNPGPGLVQPGFTSSDPNWQTNWTFCEFTYNSANLYANISYVDMVALPVSMATTGAAGSQSVSPLPNGALGSIADGLRAQHNADGAPWDRLVVTDSSGKVVRVLAPGHSPVDFGGYWTNYLNAVWDHYRSTPLTINGQGGIGSYTGTVSGDAIVFAGLNTNGVPFTKPSAVDIFGCASGPLYNSGADARGAVAARLAAALNRSSLLVSGGNNQPDGVAPADYYKDATTNHYARLVHQYASIGYAFPYDDVGPTGAQPVDGHLQDPAPTSWTVSLGPGAGGGTTPPGSGGTSAYSTIQAEAYNAQSGTQNESCSEGGVDVGWIANGDWLKYARVDFGSSSPNQFVARLASGAAAGVSGAIKARLDSVTGPVLAEIDFANNGGWQNWQTVPANIVAAATGVHDLYLTFSGSASDFVNINWFTFTR from the coding sequence ATGCTGTCGAGGCGTACCTTCGTCACCGCGGGCCTGGTCGCCGCGGCGAGCACGCCGCTGTGGTCCGCTGCCACCGCGCCCCGCGCCCGAGCCGCCGCGGCCTTGCCGTTGACGCTGAAGAACAATTCGGGCAGCGGCACCGTCTACGCCTACATCAGCGGCGCGGACACCTCGGGCCGCCCCGGCTTCGTCACCGCCGACGGCCGGTTCCAGGCGCTGTCAAACCCGTCGTCGCCGGTGACGCCGATCCCGGACTACTCGATCCCGCTCGGCGGCTCGGGTTCGCAACTCACGGTGACGCTGACCGACTACCTCATCGGCGGCCGGGTCTGGTTCTCGGTCGACAAGAAGATCCAGTTCTTCGTCAACCCGGGCCCCGGCCTCGTCCAGCCCGGCTTCACCAGCTCGGACCCGAACTGGCAGACGAACTGGACGTTCTGCGAGTTCACCTACAACAGCGCGAACCTCTACGCGAACATCAGCTACGTCGACATGGTCGCGCTGCCGGTGTCGATGGCCACCACCGGCGCGGCGGGCTCGCAGTCGGTCAGCCCGCTGCCGAACGGCGCACTCGGGAGCATCGCGGACGGGCTGCGCGCCCAGCACAACGCGGACGGCGCGCCGTGGGACCGGCTGGTCGTCACCGACAGTTCCGGCAAGGTGGTGCGGGTGCTCGCGCCGGGCCACTCCCCCGTCGACTTCGGCGGTTACTGGACCAACTACCTCAACGCCGTCTGGGACCACTACCGCTCGACGCCGCTGACCATCAACGGACAGGGCGGGATCGGCTCCTACACCGGCACGGTCAGCGGCGACGCGATCGTGTTCGCCGGCCTGAACACCAACGGCGTGCCGTTCACCAAGCCGAGTGCCGTCGACATCTTCGGCTGCGCGAGCGGGCCGCTCTACAACTCCGGCGCGGACGCGCGCGGCGCGGTCGCCGCCCGCCTCGCCGCGGCGCTGAACCGCAGCAGCCTGCTGGTGTCCGGCGGCAACAACCAGCCCGACGGTGTCGCGCCGGCCGACTACTACAAGGACGCCACCACCAACCACTACGCCCGCCTGGTGCACCAGTACGCGTCGATCGGCTACGCCTTCCCGTACGACGACGTGGGCCCGACCGGCGCCCAGCCCGTCGACGGCCACCTGCAGGACCCGGCACCGACGTCGTGGACGGTCTCCCTCGGCCCGGGCGCGGGCGGCGGCACGACCCCGCCCGGCAGCGGCGGCACGAGCGCGTACTCGACCATCCAGGCGGAGGCCTACAACGCCCAGAGCGGCACGCAGAACGAGTCGTGCAGCGAAGGCGGGGTCGACGTCGGCTGGATCGCGAACGGCGACTGGCTGAAGTACGCCCGCGTCGACTTCGGCTCGAGCTCGCCGAACCAGTTCGTCGCCCGCCTCGCCTCCGGCGCGGCGGCGGGGGTCAGCGGCGCGATCAAGGCCCGGCTGGACAGCGTCACGGGCCCGGTCCTCGCCGAGATCGACTTCGCGAACAACGGCGGCTGGCAGAACTGGCAGACGGTGCCGGCCAACATCGTCGCCGCCGCCACCGGGGTGCACGACCTGTACCTGACGTTCTCCGGCAGCGCGTCGGACTTCGTCAACATCAACTGGTTCACGTTCACCCGGTAG
- a CDS encoding AraC family transcriptional regulator — protein MDLLSDAIAAVRIGQPTSNRLSAGAAWCYRFAPYDGAGFHVLLRGSGWLVPDDGPPVPLGAGDAVLVPHGSPHTLSATPDATGAVPFETAVGEPGGRTEFLCGKYRLARGRRHPVLASLPEVVHLPAEPGRHPELRAAIDLLGAELTARRPGSAAVLTGLLDLLLVYLVRAWLAGRPEEGWPQALRDPEIAAALEALHAEPAAPWRIEDLAARVGLSRATLARRFTALTGQPPMAYLTWWRLTTAARLLQDTELPLPSIAAKVGYGSPFAFSHAFKRQFGIAPGGFRSR, from the coding sequence GTGGACCTCCTCAGCGACGCGATCGCCGCCGTGCGGATCGGGCAGCCGACGTCGAACCGGCTCAGTGCCGGGGCGGCGTGGTGCTACCGCTTCGCGCCCTATGACGGCGCCGGGTTCCACGTGCTGCTGCGCGGCAGCGGCTGGCTCGTCCCGGACGACGGCCCGCCGGTGCCGCTCGGGGCCGGCGACGCGGTGCTGGTCCCGCACGGGAGCCCGCACACGCTGTCGGCCACCCCGGACGCGACCGGCGCGGTGCCGTTCGAGACGGCGGTCGGCGAGCCGGGCGGCCGGACGGAGTTCCTGTGCGGCAAGTACCGGCTGGCGCGCGGGCGGCGCCACCCCGTGCTCGCGAGCCTGCCGGAGGTCGTCCACCTGCCCGCCGAGCCCGGCCGCCACCCCGAGCTGCGCGCGGCGATCGACCTGCTCGGCGCCGAGCTCACCGCGCGGCGCCCGGGCTCGGCCGCGGTCCTGACCGGGCTGCTGGACCTGCTGCTCGTCTACCTCGTCCGCGCCTGGCTGGCCGGTCGGCCGGAGGAGGGCTGGCCGCAGGCGCTGCGCGACCCCGAGATCGCGGCCGCGCTGGAGGCCCTGCACGCGGAACCGGCGGCGCCGTGGCGGATCGAGGACCTGGCCGCCCGCGTCGGGCTGTCCCGCGCGACGCTGGCCCGCCGGTTCACGGCGCTGACCGGGCAGCCACCGATGGCGTACCTGACGTGGTGGCGCCTGACGACGGCGGCCCGCCTGCTGCAGGACACGGAGCTGCCGCTGCCGTCGATCGCGGCGAAGGTCGGGTACGGCTCGCCGTTCGCGTTCTCGCACGCGTTCAAGCGGCAGTTCGGGATCGCGCCGGGCGGGTTCCGGTCGCGTTAG
- a CDS encoding TetR/AcrR family transcriptional regulator translates to MAPDPSRRSETARRAILTAALDLAGKLGYAKLSIEGIAQAAGVGKQTIYRWWPSKGALLFDAFLTLAGEGEDAALPDTGDLAADLKLVLRATITELDDPRYDQPMRALHTEIVHDPALAADYAKRLDGPMRDLKKARLRSAQEAGELAADLDLDVAVDLVWGPVLTRWLQRTGPLTPEYTDRVVDTALRGLRPR, encoded by the coding sequence GTGGCCCCCGACCCCAGCCGCCGCAGCGAAACCGCGCGGCGCGCCATCCTCACCGCCGCGCTGGACCTCGCCGGGAAGCTGGGGTACGCGAAGCTCAGCATCGAAGGCATCGCCCAGGCCGCCGGAGTCGGCAAGCAGACGATCTACCGCTGGTGGCCGTCGAAGGGCGCGTTACTGTTCGACGCCTTCCTGACGCTCGCGGGCGAAGGCGAGGACGCGGCCTTGCCGGACACCGGCGACCTGGCCGCCGACCTGAAACTGGTCCTGCGCGCCACGATCACCGAGCTCGACGATCCGCGCTACGACCAGCCGATGCGCGCCTTGCACACCGAAATCGTCCACGACCCGGCACTGGCGGCGGACTACGCGAAGCGCCTGGACGGCCCGATGCGCGACCTGAAGAAGGCCCGGCTCCGCAGCGCCCAGGAGGCGGGGGAACTGGCCGCGGACCTCGACCTCGACGTGGCCGTCGACCTGGTGTGGGGCCCGGTGCTCACCCGCTGGCTCCAGCGCACCGGCCCGCTGACGCCGGAGTACACCGACCGAGTGGTCGACACCGCGCTGCGCGGCCTGCGTCCCCGCTAA